CCGACGATCGACCATTGCTGGGCGACACGGGTGAACTTCTGGTAGTCGGCGTTCCAGCCCGTGTGCTTGGGGATACGTACGTGGGTGAGGATCTCGTCTTCGCCGACTGCCGTCGTGAAGAGGTCTTCGAAGAAGTCCGCCGCCGCGACCGTACGCGTACCTCCCGACCCGGCAATGGCGAACTCTGCACCGAGCGCGAGCGCCGGCGCCGGCAGGTCACCCGCCGGATCGGCGTGGACGAGGGCGCCGCCGAACGTTCCGCGGTGGCGGACCTGTGGATCGGCAACCGTCAGCGCCGCCTCGGTGATGAGCCCCGCGTGCTCGGCGACCAACCGGTCGTTCGCAACGACGTGATGCGGTGTCATCGCACCGATGACGATCGCATCGCCGTCGTCACGTACGCCCGACAGGCCGTCGACGCGACCGAGGTCGACGATGACCTCTGGCGCGGCCATCCGGAGTTTGAGCACGGGGATCAGGCTCTGCCCTCCGGCGAGGACCTTCACATCGTCGCCCGCACTGGACAGCAGGGCGAGCGCCTCGTCGACCGAGGCGGGTGCGTGGTAGTCGAACTGTGCGGGGATCACTGGTCGTCTCCTGTCGCGCTGCTGCCACTCGTACTCGATGCCGCTCGGATCGTTTGCCACACCCGGCTCGGTGAGCACGGCATCTCCATCGCCGTGACGCCGAGCGGTCTCAACGCGTCGATCACGCCGTTGACGATCGCGGGAGTCGATGCGATCGTGCCCGCCTCGCCGACGCCCTTGACACCGAGGACGTTCGTCGTCGACGGAGTCTCCGTACGCTCGGTCTCGAACGACGGTACGTCTGCCGCGCTGGGCACGAGGTAGTCGACGAACGAACCGGTCACGAGGGTGCCGGACTCGTCGTGCACGGCTTCCTCGAACATCGCCTGGGCGATGCCTTGTACGAGCCCGCCGTGCACCTGGCCGTCGACGATCAGCGGGTTGATCACGTTGCCGATGTCGTCGACGCATACGTACTTGCGCAACTTCACCTCACCGGTCTCGGTGTCGACCTCCATAGCGGCGAGGTGCGTACCGTGCGGGAAGGAGAAGTTCTGTGGGTCGAAGGTGGCCGACGAGTCGAGACTCGGCTCCATACCGTCGGGCAGGTCGTGCGCCGCAAACGTCGCCAGCGCCAGATCGGCGAGTGCGACGCTTTGATCGGTGCCCTTCACCCCGAGCTTGCCCTCGCTGAACTCGATGTCGTCGGCATTGGCCTCGAGCATGTGCGCGGCGAGCACCTTCGCCTTCTCGATCACCTTGTCAGCCGCCGCGACGACCGCCATACCGCCGACCGCTAGCGACCGCGAGCCGTAGGTGTCCATGCCCTTCGCGGCGATCTGGGTGTCGCCGTGTAGCACCTCGACGTCCTCGAACGGCACGCCGAGCCGGTCGGCCACGATCTGGCTCCACGCGGTCTCGTGCCCCTGGCCATGCGGGCTGGTGCCCGTGACAACCTCGATCTTGCCCGTGGGCAGGACTCGGATGTCGGCGTGTTCCCAGCCGCCCGCGGCGTAGCTGAGCGACCCGAGAACTCGTGACGGCGCCAGGCCGCACATCTCGGTGAACGTCGAGACGCCGAGCCCCAGCTGCACCTTGTCTCCGGCGTCACGCCGTCGCTGCTGCTCGGCACGCAGCTCGTCGTACCCGAACATCGCCAGCGCCTTGTCTGTTGCTGCCTCGTAGTTGCCGCTGTCGTACTCGAGCCCGGCGATCGTCGCGAACGGGAACTCCTCGTGTTTGATCCAGTTCTTGCGACGAAGCTCGATGGGGTCCATGTCGAGCTCGGCGGCAAGGTCGTCCATCAACCGCTCGATCGCGTAGGTGGCCTCGGGTCGCCCCGCACCTCTGTACGCATCTGTCCATGCCTTGTTGGTGAACAGGTTGTTGCACTCGAAGCGGTACGCGGGGAACTTGTAGATCGAGTTGAACATGAACGCGCCGAGGATCGGAACA
The sequence above is drawn from the Nocardioidaceae bacterium SCSIO 66511 genome and encodes:
- a CDS encoding xanthine dehydrogenase family protein molybdopterin-binding subunit yields the protein MTVTEIGTPRRRKEDRRLITGRTRWTDNVVLPGMLHIAMVRSPFAHARITSIDTSEAKQSPGVIAVLTGADVADVQGSLPNAWPVTEDQKAPDHPAIAVDRVAFAGEVVACVIARSAAEARDATELVDVDYDELPVLLDLEEAYEGDVLAHPDLGTNLSATWVFDSAEAGTGGSASEAARDSEVVLERTYHQQRLIPSFMEPRSTVVDPTGEQLVMWSATQVPHILRLMLSMSLGIPESKVRVIAPDVGGGFGGKLQVTPEEFITTLAAQRTGKPCKYTETRSESLMAAHHGRAQVQRLRISANRDGTVTGLSVNLLADMGAYLGLVTSGVPILGAFMFNSIYKFPAYRFECNNLFTNKAWTDAYRGAGRPEATYAIERLMDDLAAELDMDPIELRRKNWIKHEEFPFATIAGLEYDSGNYEAATDKALAMFGYDELRAEQQRRRDAGDKVQLGLGVSTFTEMCGLAPSRVLGSLSYAAGGWEHADIRVLPTGKIEVVTGTSPHGQGHETAWSQIVADRLGVPFEDVEVLHGDTQIAAKGMDTYGSRSLAVGGMAVVAAADKVIEKAKVLAAHMLEANADDIEFSEGKLGVKGTDQSVALADLALATFAAHDLPDGMEPSLDSSATFDPQNFSFPHGTHLAAMEVDTETGEVKLRKYVCVDDIGNVINPLIVDGQVHGGLVQGIAQAMFEEAVHDESGTLVTGSFVDYLVPSAADVPSFETERTETPSTTNVLGVKGVGEAGTIASTPAIVNGVIDALRPLGVTAMEMPCSPSRVWQTIRAASSTSGSSATGDDQ
- a CDS encoding xanthine dehydrogenase family protein subunit M; translation: MIPAQFDYHAPASVDEALALLSSAGDDVKVLAGGQSLIPVLKLRMAAPEVIVDLGRVDGLSGVRDDGDAIVIGAMTPHHVVANDRLVAEHAGLITEAALTVADPQVRHRGTFGGALVHADPAGDLPAPALALGAEFAIAGSGGTRTVAAADFFEDLFTTAVGEDEILTHVRIPKHTGWNADYQKFTRVAQQWSIVGVAATVRMDGPTIAEARVALTNMGSTPIRATAVEQAVAGRTVDAIDAAAASAAEGTNPPSDLNGDADYRRHLATVLTGRALRAAAGA